In one window of Candidatus Sulfuricurvum sp. RIFRC-1 DNA:
- the secE gene encoding preprotein translocase subunit SecE, producing the protein MKNTLSQTIHNAKMELAKVIFPTKPQVKQAFIAVIAVVTFVVLFLALVDFIMSSTVSAILS; encoded by the coding sequence ATGAAAAATACATTAAGTCAAACCATTCACAATGCGAAAATGGAACTTGCAAAAGTTATTTTCCCGACTAAACCACAAGTGAAACAAGCATTTATTGCGGTTATTGCGGTTGTTACATTCGTTGTGTTGTTTTTAGCACTGGTTGATTTTATTATGTCTTCAACCGTTTCAGCAATTTTGAGTTAA
- the rplK gene encoding 50S ribosomal protein L11, with protein sequence MAKKITGYIKLQVQAGAANPAPPVGPALGQRGVNIMEFCKAFNERTKDKAGFKLPVVITVYADKTFSFITKQPPASALIMKAAGLKKGTDNPMKNKVGKITKAQLMEIVKQKIQDMNTDDIDAAAATIAGSARSMGVDIVD encoded by the coding sequence ATGGCAAAGAAAATTACGGGCTACATCAAGTTGCAAGTACAAGCCGGCGCTGCTAATCCAGCCCCTCCGGTTGGACCAGCACTCGGTCAACGTGGTGTTAACATCATGGAATTTTGTAAGGCGTTCAACGAGCGTACAAAAGATAAGGCAGGTTTTAAACTCCCTGTTGTTATTACGGTATATGCGGATAAAACGTTCTCATTCATCACAAAACAACCCCCTGCATCTGCTCTCATCATGAAAGCGGCTGGTCTTAAAAAAGGGACTGATAATCCGATGAAAAACAAAGTGGGTAAAATCACTAAAGCTCAATTGATGGAAATCGTTAAGCAAAAAATTCAAGATATGAATACAGATGATATCGATGCAGCTGCGGCAACAATCGCTGGTTCTGCTCGTTCTATGGGTGTTGATATCGTAGATTAA
- a CDS encoding thioredoxin family protein translates to MQTLESINQTLNTNDAVMLYFSAPTCNVCHALKPKLTEAIMDNFPTFVAESIDISETPEIGSHFSVFAIPTILIFFQGQEFLRKSRHMSVGEVVDAIERPYNLMVGN, encoded by the coding sequence ATGCAAACATTAGAATCAATCAACCAAACTCTAAATACCAATGACGCAGTGATGCTCTATTTCAGCGCACCGACCTGCAATGTATGTCATGCCCTCAAACCCAAACTGACCGAAGCCATTATGGATAACTTTCCCACTTTTGTAGCAGAGAGTATTGATATCTCGGAAACTCCCGAAATCGGATCTCATTTTAGTGTTTTTGCGATTCCAACAATACTAATCTTTTTTCAAGGGCAGGAATTTTTACGAAAAAGCCGACATATGAGTGTCGGTGAAGTGGTTGACGCGATTGAGCGGCCTTATAACCTTATGGTAGGAAACTAA
- the nusG gene encoding transcription termination/antitermination protein NusG has translation MAHRWYSIQTYAGSERSVKAAIENIIAENNLQDVITEVIVPTEDVIEVKNGKKKITERSLYSGYVFANMDLSIDLQHRIQSLPRVAGFIGESNKPTPLSENDIAVILDRVTNRSAPKPKVFFDNGEMVRIVDGPFANFTGTVDEYDLEHGTLKLNVSIFGRSTPVDISYTQVEKII, from the coding sequence ATGGCACATCGTTGGTACTCGATTCAAACCTATGCCGGTAGTGAACGCAGTGTTAAAGCCGCTATCGAAAATATCATTGCTGAAAACAATCTTCAAGATGTGATTACAGAAGTAATCGTTCCGACGGAAGATGTTATCGAAGTGAAAAATGGTAAAAAGAAAATCACTGAGCGTTCATTGTACTCAGGGTATGTGTTTGCAAATATGGATCTTAGTATTGATCTTCAACACCGTATCCAATCACTGCCGCGTGTTGCAGGGTTTATTGGTGAATCAAACAAGCCGACTCCCCTTAGCGAGAACGATATTGCGGTGATCTTGGATCGTGTTACGAACCGTTCGGCTCCGAAACCGAAAGTCTTCTTCGACAATGGAGAGATGGTTCGTATTGTTGACGGTCCGTTTGCAAACTTTACCGGTACAGTGGATGAATATGACCTCGAGCACGGAACATTGAAGCTCAATGTTTCTATCTTCGGACGTAGTACTCCGGTTGATATTTCGTACACTCAAGTCGAAAAAATAATTTAA
- the rpmG gene encoding 50S ribosomal protein L33 → MRENIHLACEKCTRRNYHTSKNKKTHTEKFSVRKFCKFCREHTVHKEAKL, encoded by the coding sequence ATGCGTGAAAATATCCATTTAGCGTGTGAGAAGTGTACTCGTCGTAACTATCACACAAGTAAAAATAAAAAGACTCATACTGAAAAGTTTTCAGTACGTAAGTTTTGTAAATTTTGTCGTGAACACACGGTTCATAAAGAAGCAAAACTTTAA
- the tkt gene encoding transketolase — MSNTTRQKMADTIRFLAADMVQQASSGHPGAPMGLADIAVVLSEHLNHNPKNPKWLNRDRLVFSGGHGTGLIYSLYYLWGYGLEISDLQNFRQLDSKTPGHPEYGHTAGIEITTGPLGQGIANAVGFAMASSYVGNKVNSETAALIDHKVYCLCGDGDLEEGISYEACSIAGHMGLDNLVLIYDSNCITIEGSTELSLSENMRDRFESQNWAVLEIDGHNFDEIDSALTQAKTIKRPVLIIANTVIAKGGGKMEGTHHAHGAPLGHDVIKESKIAAGFDPEATFAVDADVLERFRCAIEKGDLAEREWNHRLKELPLSEQNEAYEQLMNPDFSRIQWPSFEKADATRNTNGIILNAIAKAIPGFLGGSADLGPSNKTELTNMGDFPKGKNIHFGIREHAMASITNAMALYGPLMPFSATFFVFSDYLKPSARIAALSGIQHFFIWTHDSIGVGEDGPTHQPIEHLSQFRALPNFYVYRPADGAENVKCWQKALSMKHSPSAFVCSRQNLPLLPSAVHGDAENGGYLLIERPNATVTIMASGSEVGLAIESAELLLSRGIAANIVSVPCFDLLLEQPQSYIDTIIKPGTKRVAIEAARGLEWYRFADSVVAMDGFGASAPADKLFEKFGFTAEAITAKI, encoded by the coding sequence ATGAGTAATACAACACGCCAAAAAATGGCTGATACAATCCGCTTTTTAGCGGCAGACATGGTTCAACAGGCCTCTTCAGGACATCCGGGCGCTCCGATGGGATTGGCAGATATCGCGGTTGTTCTCTCTGAACATCTCAATCACAACCCGAAAAATCCAAAATGGCTCAATCGTGACCGTTTAGTCTTCTCCGGCGGACACGGGACTGGATTGATCTATTCCCTTTATTATCTTTGGGGATACGGATTGGAGATCAGTGACCTTCAAAACTTTCGTCAGCTTGATTCTAAAACTCCGGGACATCCTGAGTACGGTCACACGGCTGGAATTGAGATTACAACCGGACCTTTGGGACAAGGAATTGCCAATGCGGTCGGTTTCGCTATGGCTTCCTCATATGTCGGCAACAAAGTAAACTCAGAAACGGCAGCATTGATCGATCATAAGGTTTACTGTTTGTGTGGTGATGGTGACCTCGAAGAGGGAATTAGTTATGAAGCGTGTTCGATTGCAGGGCATATGGGATTGGATAATCTGGTCTTGATTTACGATTCAAACTGCATTACGATCGAGGGATCGACCGAGCTTAGTCTCAGTGAAAATATGAGAGATCGTTTCGAGTCTCAAAACTGGGCAGTTTTGGAGATTGACGGACACAATTTTGATGAGATTGACAGTGCATTGACTCAAGCTAAAACCATTAAACGTCCGGTACTTATCATAGCAAATACCGTAATCGCTAAAGGCGGTGGTAAAATGGAAGGGACTCACCATGCCCACGGAGCACCTTTGGGACATGATGTGATCAAAGAGTCAAAAATTGCGGCAGGGTTTGACCCTGAAGCAACCTTTGCAGTTGATGCGGATGTGTTGGAACGTTTCCGATGTGCGATTGAGAAAGGGGACTTGGCAGAGCGTGAATGGAATCACCGTCTTAAAGAACTCCCTCTTTCTGAGCAAAACGAAGCGTATGAGCAGTTGATGAATCCTGATTTCAGTCGTATCCAATGGCCTAGTTTCGAAAAAGCCGATGCAACGCGTAATACGAACGGTATTATTTTGAACGCCATTGCCAAAGCGATTCCAGGGTTCCTCGGAGGTTCTGCTGACCTTGGACCATCGAATAAAACTGAACTTACCAATATGGGCGATTTCCCTAAGGGTAAAAATATCCATTTCGGTATTCGTGAGCATGCGATGGCATCGATCACCAATGCGATGGCCTTGTACGGTCCGCTAATGCCATTTAGTGCAACCTTCTTCGTATTCAGCGATTACCTCAAACCATCAGCTCGTATTGCTGCGTTAAGCGGAATCCAGCATTTCTTTATTTGGACCCATGATAGTATCGGTGTGGGTGAAGACGGCCCTACTCATCAACCGATTGAGCACTTGAGCCAGTTCAGAGCCTTGCCGAATTTTTATGTTTACCGCCCTGCAGATGGCGCTGAGAATGTCAAATGTTGGCAAAAAGCCCTCTCGATGAAACACTCACCCTCAGCATTTGTCTGTTCACGTCAAAATCTTCCGTTGCTCCCATCCGCAGTTCACGGAGATGCTGAAAATGGTGGTTACTTGCTGATTGAACGACCAAATGCTACCGTTACCATTATGGCATCGGGTTCTGAAGTCGGTTTAGCAATCGAGTCTGCTGAACTCCTCCTATCTCGCGGTATTGCAGCCAATATTGTGAGTGTCCCGTGTTTTGATCTCTTATTAGAACAACCACAAAGTTACATTGATACTATTATCAAGCCGGGGACAAAACGTGTTGCGATTGAAGCGGCACGAGGATTGGAATGGTATCGTTTTGCCGACAGCGTTGTGGCAATGGACGGATTTGGTGCCAGTGCACCTGCCGATAAATTGTTTGAAAAATTTGGATTCACTGCGGAAGCCATCACAGCTAAAATTTAA
- the mgtE gene encoding magnesium transporter, with the protein MSENILESINNRVALFNEGIDESVHIYEIASLLKNLHDEDEELYGKTLETLPHEILAEVLLEMPQQHMEEAYEQLGAEHLASLASELDTDDAADLIQNIEEVNEELAEEVLSKLTDDERATIETLISYEDNEAGAYMQTELFEARAEESVGDSIKRLRAMKAEELIDNVHQAFVVDKHRRLIGAILLEDLILHESNELYGEIMHDGHNTVHVHAHDDIYDVVEVFANYNLNTLAVVDENQILLGRITADDIHDVMEERATEQIYHMAGVNEEAEDDEEFWSIGKTRAIWLGINLLTAIAASVVIGMFDATIEAIVALAILMPIVASMGGNAGTQTLTVTVRKIALGEIEGKEAYSTVKREVMLALFNGFIFSILIGLVAYLWFKIPLLGLVIALSMIINLFFAGFFGTIIPLGLRRAGIDPAIGSTVILTTVTDVVGFLSFLGLATLILL; encoded by the coding sequence ATGTCAGAAAACATACTAGAATCGATTAATAATCGTGTTGCTCTTTTTAATGAAGGTATTGACGAAAGCGTCCATATTTATGAGATCGCGAGTCTACTTAAAAATCTTCATGATGAAGATGAAGAACTGTACGGTAAAACCCTTGAAACGCTTCCGCATGAAATTTTGGCGGAAGTTCTCCTTGAGATGCCTCAACAACATATGGAAGAGGCGTACGAGCAGTTAGGGGCAGAGCATCTCGCGAGTTTGGCTTCTGAACTTGATACCGACGATGCGGCGGATCTGATCCAAAACATCGAAGAGGTAAATGAAGAACTCGCCGAAGAGGTCCTCTCTAAACTCACCGATGATGAGCGTGCGACGATCGAAACACTGATTTCGTATGAGGACAATGAAGCGGGCGCATATATGCAAACCGAGCTTTTTGAAGCACGCGCGGAGGAGAGTGTCGGAGATTCAATTAAACGGCTACGTGCAATGAAAGCCGAAGAATTGATTGATAACGTTCATCAAGCTTTTGTAGTTGATAAACATCGTCGCCTTATCGGTGCAATTTTGTTGGAGGATTTAATCCTTCATGAAAGCAATGAGTTGTACGGCGAGATTATGCATGATGGACACAACACGGTTCACGTTCATGCTCATGATGATATTTATGATGTCGTCGAAGTTTTTGCCAACTATAATTTGAATACACTTGCTGTTGTGGATGAAAACCAGATTCTTTTGGGCCGTATTACGGCGGATGATATCCATGACGTTATGGAAGAACGCGCAACAGAGCAGATTTACCACATGGCAGGGGTAAATGAAGAGGCAGAAGATGATGAAGAGTTCTGGAGCATCGGAAAAACCCGCGCGATTTGGTTGGGGATCAATTTACTCACAGCGATAGCGGCATCGGTTGTAATCGGAATGTTTGATGCCACGATTGAGGCGATTGTTGCCTTGGCTATTTTAATGCCTATTGTTGCCTCGATGGGGGGTAATGCCGGAACACAGACTTTGACCGTTACGGTTCGTAAGATTGCACTGGGTGAGATTGAAGGAAAAGAGGCCTATTCTACGGTTAAAAGAGAGGTTATGTTAGCTCTTTTTAATGGGTTTATTTTCTCAATTCTGATTGGATTGGTAGCCTATTTATGGTTTAAAATCCCATTGTTAGGCTTAGTTATTGCATTATCAATGATTATTAATCTTTTCTTTGCGGGATTTTTTGGTACTATTATCCCATTGGGTCTTCGTCGTGCCGGTATTGATCCGGCAATCGGCTCGACCGTTATCTTGACCACCGTTACTGATGTGGTTGGATTTTTGAGCTTTTTAGGGCTCGCTACACTTATATTACTTTAA
- a CDS encoding sodium/calcium exchanger membrane protein encodes MALAFIFHTQHDSMMATLFSAIGIAALSLTVAEVADILSERLQEPYGSFVLTFSAVAVEIILLYVILLEVRHSPEVLETVKGGIISAVIVDLNVLLGLAVFLGGLAYTQQQHNKETSSAYSTVLFVASSALLVPGLLSHTEHGSAALTHVSHLIAGVLLLFYIIIFIFQTRTHTHFFKATARSRFFRLKRKLQEEEDAEIDENESSDYVFEHLSTPVNFAAIFGFIAIIAFGAEIFAGEGVHIAKEYGISAGLAGLVIAIISVSPEIFTAVRAARNDQIQRVVNIAMGASTVSIILTVPILMMLAYMSGINLTLDFNPLQIGALLLTILLVWKTTDEGETNYFEGASHMMFFLSYAIIAAYY; translated from the coding sequence ATGGCGCTCGCATTTATTTTTCATACTCAGCATGATTCGATGATGGCTACACTTTTTTCGGCCATTGGGATTGCAGCACTTTCTCTCACGGTTGCTGAAGTAGCGGATATTCTTTCCGAACGTCTCCAAGAGCCTTATGGCAGTTTTGTACTTACTTTTAGCGCCGTTGCCGTTGAGATTATCCTCCTTTATGTTATTTTACTGGAAGTTCGTCACTCTCCTGAAGTCTTAGAAACGGTAAAGGGGGGGATTATTTCGGCGGTTATCGTCGATTTGAATGTTCTCCTTGGTCTTGCCGTCTTTTTAGGGGGACTGGCGTATACGCAGCAGCAACATAACAAAGAGACCTCCAGCGCTTACAGTACCGTTTTGTTTGTCGCTTCTAGTGCTTTGCTGGTGCCGGGGTTATTGAGTCACACAGAACATGGAAGTGCTGCATTAACTCATGTCAGTCATTTAATCGCTGGGGTATTGCTCCTTTTTTACATCATTATTTTTATTTTCCAAACCCGTACTCACACCCACTTTTTTAAAGCGACGGCTCGCAGTCGCTTTTTCCGTTTGAAACGAAAACTTCAAGAGGAAGAAGATGCGGAGATTGATGAAAACGAATCAAGCGATTATGTTTTTGAACATCTCAGCACCCCCGTTAATTTCGCGGCGATTTTTGGGTTTATTGCCATTATCGCATTTGGAGCAGAAATCTTTGCCGGTGAAGGTGTTCATATTGCAAAAGAGTACGGTATTTCAGCAGGATTAGCTGGTTTGGTGATTGCAATTATCAGCGTATCTCCTGAGATTTTCACCGCCGTACGTGCGGCGCGTAACGATCAAATTCAGCGGGTTGTCAATATTGCCATGGGGGCTTCAACGGTATCGATTATTTTAACGGTCCCAATTTTAATGATGTTGGCGTATATGTCAGGGATTAATCTTACCCTCGACTTTAACCCGCTTCAAATCGGTGCTTTACTCCTAACAATCCTATTGGTATGGAAAACAACCGATGAGGGGGAGACCAACTACTTTGAGGGGGCATCGCACATGATGTTCTTTCTCAGTTACGCCATTATTGCCGCGTATTATTAG
- a CDS encoding RNA methyltransferase, with the protein MNDSPEYLEKKRFFDSLITLYGRNVAVEVLRDQDVQIHKLHLSKSNRSDETIEEIMALAQMRGVEIKYHTKESLSRISKNSAQDQGVAIDVVSQNYRSASNIATDLPGSFRLLALDGINNPQNLGMIVRSAAASRIDGIVLPRRNSTKLSPLVMKASAGTLFKIPIYYCEDLSEILTLKDTAIITLSSHARDDIHSLKIPSRAIFVLGNESEGVSDTVMRASTHSVSIPMYRGVESLNVAVTAGIVSFLP; encoded by the coding sequence ATGAATGATTCTCCTGAATATTTAGAGAAGAAGCGTTTTTTTGATTCGCTGATTACCCTTTATGGGCGTAATGTAGCGGTCGAAGTACTTCGTGATCAGGATGTACAGATTCACAAACTTCACCTCTCGAAAAGCAACCGCAGTGATGAGACGATAGAAGAGATTATGGCATTGGCCCAAATGCGTGGCGTGGAGATCAAGTACCACACCAAAGAGTCATTATCCCGTATCTCTAAAAACAGTGCTCAGGATCAGGGGGTTGCGATTGATGTCGTGAGTCAAAATTACCGTAGTGCTTCTAATATCGCGACCGATTTACCGGGTTCATTTCGTCTATTAGCGTTAGATGGGATCAATAACCCTCAAAATTTAGGGATGATTGTCCGCTCCGCTGCCGCCAGCCGAATTGACGGCATTGTATTGCCACGCCGCAACAGCACCAAACTCTCACCTTTGGTGATGAAAGCGAGTGCGGGTACATTGTTTAAAATCCCGATCTATTACTGTGAGGATTTGAGTGAAATTCTAACCTTGAAAGACACGGCGATTATTACGCTTTCCTCTCATGCACGCGATGATATTCACTCGTTGAAAATTCCATCACGTGCAATTTTTGTCTTAGGGAATGAATCGGAGGGGGTGAGTGATACTGTGATGAGAGCCTCGACACACAGTGTGAGCATTCCCATGTATCGCGGAGTGGAATCGCTCAATGTTGCCGTAACGGCAGGGATTGTTAGTTTCCTACCATAA
- the rplA gene encoding 50S ribosomal protein L1, giving the protein MAGKRYKQLSEKIDMSKSYSVSDAAAFVKELKSAKFDETVEIALNLGVDPRHADQMIRGAVVLPHGTGKVVRVAVFAKGAKVDEAKAAGADIVGAEDLVEQIKAGNINFDIVVAAPDCMGLVGQVGRILGPKGMMPNPKTGTVTADIAKAVSNVKGGQVNFRVDKKGNIHAGIGKVSFDTDKIEENIKAFVGAINRAKPSTAKGRYIKNAALSLTMSPAIKFETQELLDIR; this is encoded by the coding sequence ATGGCTGGAAAACGCTACAAACAACTTAGTGAAAAAATTGATATGTCAAAAAGCTACTCTGTATCGGATGCTGCGGCGTTCGTAAAAGAGCTTAAATCTGCAAAATTTGACGAAACCGTTGAAATTGCATTAAACCTTGGTGTTGACCCTCGTCACGCTGACCAAATGATCCGTGGTGCTGTTGTGCTTCCTCACGGTACTGGGAAAGTGGTTCGTGTTGCCGTTTTCGCAAAAGGTGCAAAAGTAGACGAAGCTAAAGCTGCAGGTGCTGATATTGTTGGTGCTGAAGATTTGGTTGAGCAAATCAAAGCAGGAAACATCAACTTCGATATCGTTGTTGCTGCACCTGATTGTATGGGTCTCGTTGGTCAAGTAGGACGTATCCTCGGGCCAAAAGGGATGATGCCGAATCCTAAAACAGGAACGGTTACAGCGGATATCGCAAAAGCGGTTAGCAACGTTAAAGGCGGACAAGTAAATTTCCGTGTTGACAAAAAAGGGAACATCCATGCCGGTATCGGTAAAGTGAGTTTCGACACCGATAAAATTGAAGAAAATATCAAAGCATTTGTCGGTGCTATCAACCGTGCAAAACCTTCTACTGCAAAAGGGCGCTACATCAAAAATGCAGCATTGTCATTGACAATGAGCCCTGCGATTAAATTCGAAACACAAGAATTATTAGATATCCGTTAA
- a CDS encoding YaaA family protein — MIILFSPSEGKREGGTLPPLTQQSLIFPDLYSKRLAVIEQYQTLTHRGSDEELYELFGLKDTKEYERYKFPFSTMPTMKAIERYDGVAYDYLSYTRLSLEDQHYIDTHTIIFSNLFGPIRAGDSIFDYKLKQGSSIGAFAPDKHYKESFSTALDEIIGDNEILDLRAGYYDKFYIPKKPSVTLKFLKGGKVVSHWAKAYRGIILREAAKHQISSIEELLAMNIEGLIVREIMETKKKKEVVYSIV, encoded by the coding sequence ATGATCATCCTTTTTTCACCGAGCGAAGGGAAACGGGAGGGGGGAACGCTCCCTCCGCTTACTCAACAAAGCCTTATTTTTCCTGATCTGTATTCGAAGCGTCTTGCAGTAATCGAGCAGTATCAAACTTTGACGCACAGAGGGAGCGACGAAGAGCTGTATGAACTCTTTGGGCTCAAAGATACCAAAGAGTATGAACGGTATAAATTCCCCTTTAGCACAATGCCTACGATGAAAGCGATTGAACGTTACGATGGGGTAGCGTATGATTATCTCTCTTACACGCGACTCTCATTGGAAGATCAACACTATATTGATACCCATACCATTATTTTCTCCAATCTTTTCGGACCGATCCGTGCCGGTGATTCAATCTTTGATTACAAACTCAAGCAGGGTTCTTCGATCGGAGCCTTTGCGCCTGATAAACATTATAAAGAGAGTTTTAGCACTGCGCTGGATGAGATAATAGGTGATAATGAGATTTTAGATTTAAGAGCTGGGTATTACGACAAATTTTATATCCCTAAAAAACCAAGTGTTACCTTGAAGTTTCTTAAAGGGGGGAAAGTGGTAAGTCACTGGGCAAAAGCATATCGGGGGATTATCCTGCGTGAAGCGGCAAAGCACCAAATATCGTCGATAGAAGAGTTATTAGCGATGAATATCGAGGGATTGATTGTACGTGAAATAATGGAGACGAAAAAGAAAAAAGAGGTCGTTTATTCGATTGTTTGA
- a CDS encoding radical SAM protein — protein MKFHRAYVEVTNVCGLACTFCPPKLNPTTTMELPFFKKVVEELSAYTDEIALHVMGDPMVLTNLREYLEIAYASGLKVMITTSGFYLDSARREALFHPSIRQINISLNSFNKNSVSRSFESYMDPILELCDEKLLRSKDFFINLRVWNLDEEQSEKEFNEKLFELLERHFDLEEGSVASQINGERQSIRLASKILLHFDRYFEWPSLSNTHESDGYCQGLDKQIAVLSDGRVVPCCLDSEGIMELGNLRETNLGKILKTKRSLAVVNGFAKGICSEELCQKCSYKERFNTKEQTCQKTY, from the coding sequence GTGAAATTTCATCGTGCGTATGTAGAGGTAACCAATGTATGCGGATTGGCATGTACATTTTGCCCTCCAAAACTTAATCCTACGACGACGATGGAACTCCCGTTTTTTAAAAAGGTAGTTGAAGAGTTATCCGCTTATACGGATGAGATTGCCCTTCATGTGATGGGGGACCCAATGGTCCTCACCAATTTAAGAGAGTATTTAGAGATTGCCTATGCGAGTGGATTGAAGGTGATGATCACTACGAGCGGATTTTATCTCGATTCGGCACGGCGTGAAGCTCTTTTTCACCCTTCAATCCGTCAGATTAATATATCACTCAACAGTTTTAATAAAAATAGTGTTTCTCGAAGTTTTGAGAGTTATATGGACCCTATCTTAGAATTATGTGATGAGAAGCTGTTGCGGAGTAAAGATTTTTTTATCAATTTAAGAGTTTGGAATTTGGATGAAGAACAGAGTGAAAAAGAGTTTAATGAAAAACTCTTTGAACTTTTAGAGAGACATTTTGATCTTGAGGAGGGGAGCGTTGCTTCTCAGATCAATGGGGAACGTCAATCGATTCGACTGGCATCTAAAATACTTCTCCATTTTGATCGTTATTTTGAGTGGCCGAGCCTGAGCAATACTCACGAAAGTGACGGTTATTGTCAGGGGCTTGACAAGCAAATTGCTGTTCTCTCTGATGGTCGTGTCGTACCGTGTTGTTTGGATTCAGAGGGGATTATGGAGCTGGGTAACCTGAGAGAGACAAATTTGGGTAAAATTCTGAAAACGAAACGCTCCTTAGCAGTTGTCAATGGCTTTGCCAAGGGAATCTGTAGCGAAGAGCTGTGTCAAAAATGCTCCTATAAAGAGCGATTCAATACCAAGGAGCAAACATGTCAGAAAACATACTAG
- the tuf gene encoding elongation factor Tu — MAKEKFERTKPHCNIGTIGHVDHGKTTLTAAITAVLAVTNGAKMMDYDAIDNAPEERERGITIATSHVEYETNNRHYAHVDCPGHADYVKNMITGAAQMDGAILVVSAADGPMPQTREHILLSKQVGVPYIVVFMNKEDMVDDEELLELVEMEIRELLDMYDFPGDDTPIVAGSALRALEEAKTGVLGEWSAKIQKLMAEVDAYIPQPIRETDKDFLMPVEDVFSISGRGTVVTGRIERGTIKIGETIEIVGIRDTQTTTVTGVEMFRKEMEMGEAGDNCGLLLRGTKKEDVERGQVLCKPKSITPHTKFEAEIYVLSKEEGGRHTPFFNGYRPQFYVRTTDCTGAITLQEGTEMVMPGDNVKINAELIHPIAMEEGTRFAIREGGRTVGAGVVSKILA, encoded by the coding sequence ATGGCAAAAGAGAAATTTGAACGTACAAAACCACATTGTAACATCGGTACAATCGGTCACGTCGACCACGGTAAAACTACGTTGACTGCAGCTATTACAGCTGTACTTGCGGTAACAAACGGCGCAAAAATGATGGATTACGATGCAATCGATAATGCACCAGAAGAGCGTGAGCGCGGTATTACCATCGCTACTTCACACGTTGAATACGAAACAAACAACCGTCACTATGCACACGTTGACTGTCCTGGACACGCCGACTATGTTAAAAACATGATTACCGGTGCTGCACAAATGGACGGCGCTATTCTTGTTGTTTCTGCAGCGGATGGCCCAATGCCACAAACACGTGAGCACATCCTTCTTTCTAAACAAGTCGGTGTTCCGTACATCGTTGTTTTCATGAACAAAGAAGATATGGTTGATGATGAAGAGCTTCTTGAGCTTGTAGAGATGGAAATTCGTGAACTTCTTGATATGTACGATTTCCCGGGTGACGATACTCCAATCGTAGCTGGTTCAGCTCTTCGTGCACTTGAAGAAGCAAAAACTGGTGTTCTTGGTGAGTGGTCAGCAAAAATCCAAAAGCTTATGGCTGAGGTAGATGCTTATATCCCACAACCAATCCGTGAAACAGATAAAGATTTCTTGATGCCGGTAGAGGACGTTTTCTCTATCTCTGGTCGTGGAACTGTTGTTACTGGTCGTATCGAGCGTGGTACAATCAAAATCGGTGAAACTATCGAAATCGTTGGTATCCGTGATACACAAACAACTACCGTAACTGGTGTTGAGATGTTCCGTAAAGAAATGGAAATGGGTGAAGCGGGTGACAACTGTGGTCTTCTTCTCCGTGGTACTAAGAAAGAAGATGTTGAGCGTGGACAAGTTCTTTGTAAACCTAAATCAATCACTCCTCACACAAAATTTGAGGCTGAGATTTACGTATTGAGCAAAGAAGAGGGTGGACGTCATACTCCATTCTTCAATGGCTACCGCCCACAATTCTATGTTCGTACAACCGATTGTACAGGTGCTATCACTTTGCAAGAAGGTACTGAGATGGTTATGCCTGGCGATAACGTGAAAATCAATGCAGAATTGATTCACCCAATCGCTATGGAAGAGGGTACTCGCTTCGCTATCCGTGAAGGTGGACGTACTGTCGGCGCTGGGGTTGTTTCTAAAATCCTTGCATAA